One Lutzomyia longipalpis isolate SR_M1_2022 chromosome 4, ASM2433408v1 DNA segment encodes these proteins:
- the LOC129796132 gene encoding uncharacterized protein LOC129796132, with protein MCDANEKDDICKIRDALKRIGSESYLHYFIDQEYSFEAFKCLSLEICKEFIPKSGPRLIFFKKYSSLIEEFDGSTRTNVDSCPIQEILEFTNATEVPSNVGIPEGSSSIGNPVDDFANEFLSCARGFFLKGKYTKNNTFSDSERAKLAKLLVEKEFSSWQNVHGDASVLKFKISSQRFQELAKLIEQTFPGENSLTYFIPYNKITKSSPSGKLYWQYNNWRQALKDIVPQASTEIEDFEVDDHLKFLRENTEPWDEIFFSWRATFHARQKLLKSPTSSLQNYFNQFKILQSPCGNDLLLKDFSTEYPDCDTKFFERWPEINERIISFCKKKISKDEFDYLDRSTPYELLGFFALPKLLKGSYLSKTVERNKKLKLTQTEVLKRLILHVQDASLLERKINEENLYYDKHKLKRTPKLIFVGSDFNNISSVFIEVGGTYYEQSSALSGIDSFFKTVVALNSEFPEGAQVCWSLVQHYVYELHTEKDKSYVSVSSLISDLQNAMF; from the exons ATGTGCGATGCGAACGAAAAAGAcgatatttgtaaaataaggGACGCTCTTAAACGAATTGGATCAGAAAGTTACCTGCATTATTTCATTG ATCAGGAATACTCCTTTGAGGCATTCAAATGCCTATCGCTCGAAATCTGCAAAGAGTTTATTCCTAAAAGTGGTCCGcgactgattttttttaaaaagtattcATCTCTGATAGAG GAATTCGATGGTTCAACGAGAACCAATGTAGATAGTTGCCCGATCCaagaaattttggaatttacAAATGCGACTGAAGTTCCTTCTAACGTCGGAATACCCGAGGGATCATCATCGATTGGAAATCCAGTGGACGATTTTGCTAATGAGTTCCTTTCCTGTGCAAGAGGATTTTTTCTGAAGGGAAA aTACACCAAAAATAACACCTTTTCTGATTCGGAGCGTGCCAAGTTAGCCAAGCTTCTTGtagagaaagaattttcttcatggcaGAATGTGCATGGAGATGCGAGtgttcttaaatttaaaatttcgaGTCAGCGTTTTCAGGAACTTGCAAAACTCATAGAACAAACATTCCCTGGCGAAAACTCCCTCACATATTTTATTCCCTACAACAAAATCACTAA ATCTAGTCCCAGTGGAAAGCTCTATTGGCAGTACAATAACTGGAGACAAGCTTTGAAAGACATTGTGCCACAAGCTTCCAcagaaattgaagattttgagGTGGATGATCACCTGAAATTTTTGCGCGAAAACACAGAACCatgggatgaaatttttttttcttggagagCAACATTTCATGCGAGACAAAAACTCCTAAAATCCCCAACTTCGTCACTTCAAAACTACTTCAACCAATTCAAGATTCTTCAATCGCCCTGTGGCAATGATCTTTTGCTAAAGGATTTTTCAACAGAATATCCAGATTGTGATACCAAATTTTTTGAGAGATGGCcggaaattaatgaaagaatcatttcattttgcaaaaagaagatATCAAAAGACGAATTTGATTATCTGGACCGCAGCACTCCATACGAATTGCTCGGATTTTTTGCACTTCCCAAACTATTGAAAGGAAGTTATTTGAGCAAAACGGTTGAACGAAACAAGAAACTTAAACTAACGCAGACCGAAGTTTTGAAGAGACTAATATTGCACGTTCAg GACGCGTCtcttcttgaaagaaaaatcaacgaagaaaatttgtattaCGACAAACACAAACTGAAAAGGACACCCAAATTGATTTTCGTTGGAAGTGACTTTA ACAACATTTCTTCAGTATTCATTGAAGTGGGCGGCACTTATTACGAACAAAGTTCAGCACTTTCGGGAATTGATTCCTTCTTCAAAACAGTGGTGGCACTTAATTCTGAATTTCCTGAAGGAGCCCAAGTGTGCTGGAGTCTGGTGCAACACTACGTTTATGAACTACATACTGAGAAGGATAAATCTTACGTATCTGTTTCAAGTCTAATAAGCGATCTCCAAAATGCGATGTTTTAA